The DNA sequence TACAACCGTTACTACAAAATATCCCGCAACAATATCTGCCATTCGCTGCATTGGCGCTCTGGAGTGTTGGGCTTGAGCTACCATTTGCACAATTTGAGCCAGCATGGTTGATGAACCAACACGCTCGGCCTTAATAATCAATGCGCCATTGGTATTCATCGTTGCTCCAATCACACGATCACCGATACGCTTAGTAACTGGCAATGGCTCTCCGGTAAGCATGGATTCATCAAGCGCACTAGAGCCTTCAACAATGACGCCATCAACAGGCACTTTTTCACCTGGGCGCACCCTCAATAAGTCTTCAATATGCACATTTGATAAGGGGATGTCTTCCTCGGATCCATCTGCCTTAATTCTTCTGGCTGTTTTGGGCGCTAAGCCCAACAAGGATTTAATTGCCGCAGAAGTTTGTGAGCGTGCCTTTAGTTCCAACACCTGACCAAGCAGAGTCAATGAAATAATGACGGCGGCTGCCTCAAAATACACACCAATCCTGCCCATAGACATAAAGGAAGCAGGAAATACTTGTGGAGCTACCGTAGCAACAACGCTATAAAAAAATGCAGCACCTGTTCCCAGTCCAATCAAAGTCCACATATTTGGACTACGATTGGCTATGGATTGCCAGCCACGATGAAAAAACGGCCATCCTGCCCATAAAACAATTGGTAAGGATAGGAACAATTCAACCCAGGTTTGGGTTTGAGGCTCTAGTAGATTTAATTTATGACCAAACATCGCAAGGACAGTCACCACTGTCGTCAAAGGCAGTGTCCACCAAAATCGCCTTTGAAAATCAACTAATTCTGGATTTTCTTCTTCCTCTAATTCAGGCAGCAGAGGCTCTAAACTCATCCCACAAATTGGGCAATTACCAGGATGATCTTGTCGAATTTGCGGATGCATGGGGCAGGTATAAATTGTGCCAGCCACCGAAGCAGAAGACTCTGAGTCCTGTAGCCCCCCATCTAGATACCTGCTGGGCGCTCCAATAAATTTTTCTTTACAACCATTGCTGCAAAAGTAATACGCAATATTCTTAAGCGAGTAACTATGCTTAGACTGAGAAGTGACCGTCATCCCACAAACAGGATCCTTCAAGGAATTTTCATCTGAAGAATGTTCGTGATGGGAGTGATCGTGTCCATGCTCATGATGATTGTTCTCATTGTGCTTACTCATTGCAAATCCTTGTTTACCTAATTCATTAAAACTGGCGTATCTGGGATTTCATTATCTGAAGATGATTTCCCCGGGAATTGACTTTGCAATAGTTGACTCACCATTTCAATTCCAGACAAAATGCCAGCCTGATATTCATTGAGCGCAAATTTGGATTCGATCTCATGACAAATAACATCCCACGCACTGGCATCCGCATTTGAATGAATGCCTCTATCGGCAATTATCTCTACAGCATGATCGGCTAATAAAATATAAATGAGCACCCCATTATTGTGCTCGGTATCCCAAACTCTGAGATTGGTAAAGACTTCAATTGCACGATCTCTAGGGCTTAAGTCTTTTAACAAGGCAAGCGTATCCAGGGCACCTTCCACGGCAAAACAGATTTGACCCGAATGTTGAGCCTCACTATCTCGAATCGCATTT is a window from the Polynucleobacter sp. MWH-Aus1W21 genome containing:
- a CDS encoding heavy metal translocating P-type ATPase, encoding MSKHNENNHHEHGHDHSHHEHSSDENSLKDPVCGMTVTSQSKHSYSLKNIAYYFCSNGCKEKFIGAPSRYLDGGLQDSESSASVAGTIYTCPMHPQIRQDHPGNCPICGMSLEPLLPELEEEENPELVDFQRRFWWTLPLTTVVTVLAMFGHKLNLLEPQTQTWVELFLSLPIVLWAGWPFFHRGWQSIANRSPNMWTLIGLGTGAAFFYSVVATVAPQVFPASFMSMGRIGVYFEAAAVIISLTLLGQVLELKARSQTSAAIKSLLGLAPKTARRIKADGSEEDIPLSNVHIEDLLRVRPGEKVPVDGVIVEGSSALDESMLTGEPLPVTKRIGDRVIGATMNTNGALIIKAERVGSSTMLAQIVQMVAQAQHSRAPMQRMADIVAGYFVVTVVAISLLTFFIWGVFGPEPSWVFGLINAVSVLIIACPCALGLATPMSIMVATGKGATKGILFRDAAAIENLRKVNTLIIDKTGTLTEGKPIFDRVIAAPSFDGNEVLRLAASLDQGSEHPLADAIVRAARDGNLPLEKPENFESSSGIGVQGSVGLFHLALGNTALMDKLGVSVDILKAQAEELRSEGASVMHLAINGKLAGLLAVSDPIKATTPEALQTLKEAGLRIVMATGDGLTTAKSVGKRLGIEEVYGEVKPADKLELVTRLQNEGRIVAMAGDGINDAPALAKANVGIAMGTGTDVAMNSAQITLVKGDLRGIAIAKSLSDDTVGNMKQNLVFAFLYNALGIPIAAGLLYPFTGWLLSPLIAALAMSLSSASVITNALRLRRN
- a CDS encoding TPM domain-containing protein gives rise to the protein MNMNRLIKHLWSHSRKVGKCFSKEDLAAITNAIRDSEAQHSGQICFAVEGALDTLALLKDLSPRDRAIEVFTNLRVWDTEHNNGVLIYILLADHAVEIIADRGIHSNADASAWDVICHEIESKFALNEYQAGILSGIEMVSQLLQSQFPGKSSSDNEIPDTPVLMN